A window of the bacterium genome harbors these coding sequences:
- a CDS encoding DUF4239 domain-containing protein has translation MSTVTLGLLVLLATVFISIFGLTMVRRRVSLSLLEQHRDVAGFIISVLGVVYGVLLGFIVVTVWEQYEGARASISGETNQMADLMQISQGFPDPISERIRQNLLSYGELVINAEWPLMSDGESSIEAQLAMDHLWKTYREIEPEDAHENALITEGLSRMSQLSDYRRARLHASQSELPDVVWVVLILGAMITIFYTYLFGVQRIIAQGIITAALSFEIALVLFLVFVLD, from the coding sequence ATGTCGACGGTCACACTGGGTCTTCTGGTCCTGCTTGCAACTGTGTTCATCTCCATTTTCGGTCTGACCATGGTCCGTCGCAGAGTCTCCCTGTCGCTTCTGGAACAACACCGGGATGTTGCGGGCTTCATCATTTCGGTGTTGGGCGTTGTGTATGGCGTCCTCCTCGGCTTCATCGTTGTTACGGTCTGGGAGCAGTATGAGGGAGCAAGAGCGTCCATTTCAGGAGAGACAAATCAGATGGCCGATCTGATGCAGATTTCTCAAGGTTTTCCAGATCCAATTTCTGAGCGGATCAGGCAAAATCTGCTCAGCTACGGAGAGCTTGTAATAAATGCTGAATGGCCCCTCATGTCAGATGGAGAAAGTAGCATTGAGGCGCAACTTGCCATGGATCACCTTTGGAAGACTTATAGAGAAATAGAGCCAGAGGATGCGCACGAAAACGCGTTGATAACAGAGGGCCTGTCTCGAATGTCTCAGTTGAGTGACTATCGAAGAGCACGCCTGCATGCCAGCCAATCGGAGCTACCGGACGTCGTTTGGGTTGTATTAATTTTGGGAGCAATGATTACTATTTTTTATACGTATTTGTTTGGAGTGCAACGCATCATTGCGCAGGGAATCATTACTGCTGCTTTAAGTTTTGAGATCGCTCTGGTCCTTTTTCTTGTCTTCGTTTTGGAT